In the genome of Pseudomonas sp. HS6, one region contains:
- a CDS encoding TonB-dependent receptor: MKSRAKSGSVKQWFGASALSFAALALLPMSVAQAADSNSSQPQKQFSFSLAAKPLPQALSDFSRVTGQSVVYTVEAPYGLNAPAVNGQMSAEQALQRLLAGSGLTFRRTDSHTLALEPQPTAGALNLSATNITSVIDQPMSYQPLETSSVMRSSASLQEIPQTVNVIPAQVIRDQAPRNLDDALANVSGITQGNTLGSTQDSVMTRGFGDNRNGSIMRDGMPVVQGRGMNATVDRVEVLKGPASLLYGIQDPGGVVNMVSKKPELTQYNALTLRGSTYGDGKNGSGGSLDSTGALGDSGLAYRMVLDHEDEDYWRNFGTHRESLIAPSLAWYGERTKLLFAYEHREFLTPFDRGTLIDPRTNHPLDISRNERLDEKFNDMEGRSDLYHFEADHELNDDWKAHFGYSWNRETYDASQVRVTAIDTKKGTLTRSMDGTQGAISTDRFTTASLEGKVNVLGMQHDLVFGVDDEYRKIYRADLIRQKSLSTFSYVNPVYGREVAGTTVSPADSAQTDLLRSDSVFLQDSIHLNDQWILVAGGRFQEYDQYAGKGVPFKANTDNNGQKWVPRAGLVYRYTDALSFYGSYTESFKPNSTIAPLSGSSTVLDGSIAPEEAKSWELGARLDIPGRVTGNIALFDIKKRNVLVANAEGPTTIYSAAGEVRSRGLEVDLTGQLSDRWSMIGSYAYTDAEVTEDPDYKGNKLQNVAKNTGSLSAVYDFGSVIGGDQLRVGAGARYVGERAGNAVNDFELPSYTVADAFATYDTKVEGQKVKFQLNVKNLFDRTYYTSAASRFFVSMGDSRQISLSSTLEF, from the coding sequence ATGAAGTCCAGGGCAAAATCGGGTTCGGTCAAACAGTGGTTCGGTGCCTCGGCGCTGAGTTTTGCGGCGTTGGCGTTGCTGCCGATGAGCGTGGCGCAGGCCGCTGACAGCAACAGCAGCCAGCCACAGAAACAGTTCAGTTTTTCCCTGGCCGCCAAACCGCTGCCGCAAGCCTTGAGCGACTTCAGTCGCGTGACCGGCCAGAGCGTGGTCTACACCGTCGAAGCGCCGTACGGCCTCAACGCGCCGGCGGTCAACGGGCAGATGAGTGCCGAACAGGCGTTGCAGCGTCTGCTTGCGGGTTCCGGCCTGACCTTCCGCCGCACCGACAGCCATACCCTGGCACTCGAACCGCAACCGACCGCAGGCGCGTTGAACCTCAGCGCAACGAACATCACCTCGGTCATCGATCAACCGATGAGTTACCAGCCACTGGAAACCAGTTCGGTGATGCGCTCCTCGGCCTCGCTTCAGGAAATCCCGCAGACCGTCAACGTGATCCCGGCCCAGGTCATTCGCGATCAGGCGCCGCGCAATCTCGATGATGCGCTGGCCAACGTCAGCGGCATCACCCAGGGCAACACGCTGGGCAGCACCCAGGATTCGGTGATGACCCGGGGCTTCGGCGACAACCGCAACGGCTCGATCATGCGCGACGGCATGCCGGTGGTGCAGGGCCGTGGCATGAACGCGACCGTGGATCGCGTCGAAGTGCTCAAGGGCCCGGCCTCGCTGCTCTACGGGATTCAGGACCCGGGTGGCGTGGTCAACATGGTCAGCAAAAAGCCCGAACTGACCCAGTACAACGCCCTGACGCTACGTGGCTCGACCTACGGTGACGGCAAGAACGGCAGTGGCGGCTCGCTCGACAGCACCGGTGCGCTGGGCGATTCCGGACTGGCCTATCGCATGGTGCTGGATCACGAAGACGAAGATTACTGGCGCAACTTCGGTACCCACCGTGAAAGCCTGATCGCACCGTCGCTGGCCTGGTACGGCGAGCGCACCAAGCTGCTGTTCGCCTATGAGCATCGCGAGTTTTTGACACCGTTCGACCGTGGCACGCTGATCGATCCCCGCACCAACCATCCGCTGGACATCTCGCGCAACGAGCGTCTCGACGAGAAATTCAACGACATGGAAGGGCGTTCGGACCTCTATCACTTCGAGGCCGATCACGAACTCAACGACGATTGGAAAGCCCATTTCGGCTACAGCTGGAACCGTGAAACCTACGACGCCAGCCAGGTCCGCGTAACCGCGATCGATACCAAGAAAGGCACCCTGACCCGCAGTATGGACGGCACTCAGGGCGCGATCAGCACCGACCGTTTCACCACCGCCAGTCTCGAAGGCAAGGTCAACGTATTGGGCATGCAGCATGACCTGGTGTTCGGCGTCGACGACGAGTACCGCAAGATCTACCGCGCGGACCTGATCCGCCAGAAAAGCCTGAGCACCTTCAGCTACGTCAATCCGGTCTACGGCCGCGAAGTCGCCGGTACCACCGTCAGCCCGGCGGACAGTGCGCAGACCGATCTGCTGCGCAGCGATTCGGTGTTCCTGCAGGACTCGATCCACCTCAACGACCAGTGGATTCTGGTGGCCGGCGGGCGCTTCCAGGAGTACGACCAGTACGCTGGCAAAGGCGTGCCGTTCAAGGCCAACACCGACAACAATGGCCAGAAATGGGTGCCACGTGCAGGCCTGGTGTATCGCTACACCGACGCGTTGTCGTTCTATGGCAGCTACACCGAATCGTTCAAACCGAACTCGACCATCGCCCCGCTGAGCGGCAGCAGCACGGTGCTTGACGGCAGCATCGCACCGGAAGAAGCCAAGTCCTGGGAGCTGGGCGCTCGTCTCGACATTCCGGGGCGTGTCACCGGCAACATCGCCCTGTTCGACATCAAGAAACGCAACGTGCTGGTGGCCAACGCCGAAGGCCCGACCACGATCTACAGCGCCGCCGGGGAAGTGCGTTCCCGTGGCCTGGAAGTGGATCTGACCGGCCAGCTCAGTGATCGCTGGAGCATGATCGGCAGTTACGCCTACACCGACGCCGAGGTCACGGAAGATCCGGACTACAAAGGCAACAAGCTGCAAAACGTAGCGAAGAACACCGGCTCGCTGTCGGCGGTCTACGACTTCGGCAGCGTGATCGGTGGCGATCAGCTTCGGGTTGGCGCAGGCGCGCGATATGTCGGTGAGCGAGCGGGTAACGCGGTGAATGATTTCGAGCTGCCGAGCTACACCGTGGCCGATGCGTTCGCCACGTACGACACCAAAGTCGAAGGGCAGAAGGTCAAGTTCCAGCTCAACGTGAAGAACCTGTTTGATCGCACTTACTACACGTCGGCGGCGAGTCGGTTCTTCGTGTCGATGGGCGATTCGCGGCAGATTTCGTTGTCGAGCACGCTGGAGTTCTGA
- a CDS encoding FecR family protein, with product MNHTDRVTPTPAQEQAAFAWLSLLHDRPSTGDQLTFSQWLRADPAHAEAYAQAQVIWELSEGPARTLADEEAFALQGYLNAMDRPRRPQVRRWAGALAMAACLLLMISLGTGWQPQRWVDDLGADYVSAPGEIRTVTLADQSQVTLDADSAIAVDFSHGERHVQVRRGAGFFSVTHTGEPFVVEAEKGQARVLGTQFEVRLQPHGAQVTVLSGRVGVTAARDAEQQVLTAGQQVAYGEGAAQKLHAVDSEAQLAWRQGWLTYYKSTLADVVQDLRRYYPGRIVLLNDELSARKVSGSFPSKDPQAVLNSLQGVLGFNQHQVLGKLIILR from the coding sequence GTGAATCACACCGACCGCGTCACCCCGACGCCCGCTCAGGAACAGGCGGCTTTTGCCTGGCTGAGCCTGTTGCACGACCGCCCCAGCACCGGTGATCAACTGACCTTTAGCCAATGGCTGCGCGCCGATCCGGCCCACGCCGAGGCATACGCCCAGGCACAGGTCATCTGGGAATTGAGTGAAGGGCCCGCCCGCACTCTGGCCGATGAAGAGGCATTCGCCTTGCAGGGTTATCTCAATGCGATGGACCGACCGCGCCGTCCGCAGGTCCGGCGTTGGGCCGGGGCGCTGGCGATGGCGGCCTGTCTGTTGTTGATGATCAGCCTCGGCACCGGTTGGCAGCCGCAGCGCTGGGTTGATGATCTGGGCGCCGATTATGTTTCGGCGCCCGGCGAAATCCGCACCGTGACCTTGGCCGATCAGTCGCAGGTCACGCTGGATGCTGACAGCGCCATCGCCGTGGATTTCAGTCATGGCGAGCGGCATGTTCAGGTACGTCGAGGCGCCGGGTTTTTCAGCGTGACCCACACCGGTGAGCCGTTCGTGGTCGAGGCTGAAAAGGGCCAGGCTCGGGTGCTTGGTACGCAGTTCGAAGTGCGTCTGCAACCTCATGGCGCACAAGTCACCGTACTGTCCGGGCGCGTCGGTGTGACGGCGGCGCGTGATGCCGAACAGCAGGTTCTCACCGCCGGTCAGCAAGTGGCGTACGGCGAAGGCGCAGCGCAAAAACTGCATGCCGTGGACAGCGAAGCGCAACTGGCCTGGCGTCAGGGCTGGCTGACTTACTACAAGTCGACACTGGCCGATGTGGTGCAGGATCTGCGGCGTTATTACCCGGGACGGATCGTGTTGCTCAACGACGAACTGAGCGCGCGCAAGGTCAGCGGAAGCTTTCCGAGCAAGGACCCGCAAGCCGTGCTGAATTCGCTGCAAGGGGTTCTGGGATTCAATCAGCATCAGGTATTGGGCAAGCTGATCATCCTGCGCTGA